The Nicotiana tomentosiformis chromosome 2, ASM39032v3, whole genome shotgun sequence genome includes the window caaaacgaccagtcgggtcattacattctccccctcttaaacaaacattcgtactcgaacgagtttagaatcattcctgaagtctcaaataggtgtggatatttgctctgcatctcccgctcaatctcTCAGGTAGCTTCTCCGACTAGCTGGCCTCTCCGTTGCACTTTCACTGAGGCTATGCTCTTTGATCTCATCTTTCGAACCCCttggtctaaaatggccaccagatccacatcataagtcaaatttccATCCaattgcactgtactgaaatcaaaaacatgagacagatctccgtcatacttccagagcatagatacatgaaacactagatgaacactcaATAGACTAGGTGGAAAGGAAAGTTCATTAGCCACCTCTTcaatcttcttaagcacctcgaATGCCCCAATATACCGAGCGCTCAATTTTCCCTCATTtacgaacctcaacacacccttcatgggtgaaatattgagcagaaccttctccccaaccatgtatgcaacatcacggaccttcatgttggcataactcttctgtctagactgcgccgtgcaaagtcgctcctgaatcaatttaaccttctccaaagcatcctgaaccaaataagTACCCAATAGCATAGCCTCACCTGGATCAAACAAACCCACATGAGGCTGATAccttctcccatataaagcctcatacggagccatatgaatactcgattggtaactgttgttgtaggcaaactccgcaagtggtagaaactgatcccaagaaccctcaaaatcaatgacacaagtgcgtcgcatatcctccaatatctgaatagtgcgctcagactgtccgtccgtctgaggatggaatgttgtactcaactgcacctgtgtgcccaattctcgttgtactgctctccaaaacaatgatgtaaactgcgtgccccaatctgaaataatggacaccggcacaccgcgaaggcgaataatctcgcgaatataaatctcagTCAACCGCTTTGaataataagtagtaccaactggagtAAAATGCACGAACTTGGTAAACAGATCTACAATcagtcaaacaacatcaaactttcttaaagtccatgggagtccaactatgaagtccatggtgatacgctcctacttccactccggaatttcaagtctctgaagcaatccgcctggtctttgatgcttgtacttcacctattaacaatttaaacatcgagctacaaacccaactatatatttctttattcgcctccaccaatagtgctgcctcaaatcctgatacatcttcgcggcacctggatgaatggagtaccacgaactgtgagcctactagagaatcaactcatgcaaaccatctacattaggcacacatagcctgccctgcatccgtaatacactgtcatccccaaaagtgacttccttggcatcaccatgatgaaccgtgtccttaaggacaagcagatgggggtcatcatactgacgttctctgatacgatcataaagagaagactaataaaccacacaagccaaaactcggctcggctcggaaatatccaatctgacaaactggttagccaaggcctgaacatctaagtcTAAAGGCCTCTCACCAATAAAAATGAATggaaggctacccatactcaccgccttcctactcaaggtatcggccaccacattggccttcccgggatgatacataatagtgatatcatagtcctttagcagctccaaccatctctgctgcctcaaatatagatccttctgtttgagcAAGTGCTGGAGACTAATATGatctgtaaacacctcacaagacacaccataaagataatgcttctaaatctttaatgcatgaacaatagctgccaactccaaatcatgaacatggtagttcgtTTCATATGGCTTCAACTGACGCAAAGCGTAAGCAattactctaccctcctgcattaagacaaacccaataccaatccgagaagcatcacaatacactgtataagagcctgaagctgaaggaaaaactagaattggagctgtggtcaaggcgattttgagcttctgaaagctctcttcacactcatccgaccacctgaatggagcacctttctgggccaatttagtcaaaggcgatacaatagatgagaagcgCTCCACAatgcgacgataataaccagccaagccgagaaaactctaaatctcagtagctgaagatggcctgggacAGCTCTGAAATGCCTCTaatttcttcggatccaccttaatcctttcactggacactatgtacCCCAAGAATGCCAACGAACTAagtcagaactcacacttaga containing:
- the LOC138905140 gene encoding uncharacterized protein, which codes for MVGEKVLLNISPMKGVLRFVNEGKLSARYIGAFEVLKKIEEVANELSFPPSLLSVHLVFHVSMLWKYDGDLSHVFDFSTVQLDGNLTYDVDLVAILDQGVRKMRSKSIASVKVQRRGQLVGEAT